A window from Gossypium raimondii isolate GPD5lz chromosome 7, ASM2569854v1, whole genome shotgun sequence encodes these proteins:
- the LOC105761336 gene encoding uncharacterized protein LOC105761336: MTKAKINSVYGARGRKRCKERVEESGNSSKSTIMTEKGRTNGVRATKALSTIPNNRTIVTRSMAMKTMEQENEETLYEVEIIEIREEEKNDDNKPMELVQEQEQEQEQKQEQEQEQEPQPQPPANEVAVVDNKGEGVEELTLDDWPITFRFDEEWPWSKVRYDSGWYSCWETMNGDFWTPVRDHSQESVWSGHLWEFKP, translated from the coding sequence ATGACGAAAGCTAAGATTAACTCCGTGTATGGAGCGAGAGGAAGAAAGAGATGCAAAGAAAGAGTAGAAGAGAGCGGGAACTCATCAAAGAGTACGATCATGACTGAAAAGGGAAGAACAAACGGGGTTAGGGCTACCAAAGCTCTATCAACCATTCCCAATAACCGGACGATTGTAACAAGGTCGATGGCGATGAAAACAATGGAGCAGGAAAATGAAGAAACGTTGTACGAGGTTGAGATTATTGAGATTAGGGAAGAGGAGAAGAATGATGATAACAAACCCATGGAGCTGGTGCAGGAGCAGGAGCAGGAGCAGGAGCAGAAGCAGGAGCAGGAGCAGGAGCAGGAGCCACAACCGCAGCCGCCTGCCAACGAGGTGGCTGTGGTGGATAATAAGGGAGAAGGTGTGGAGGAGTTGACCTTGGATGACTGGCCAATTACATTTAGGTTTGACGAGGAATGGCCGTGGTCCAAAGTTAGGTATGACTCTGGATGGTATTCCTGTTGGGAGACCATGAATGGTGATTTTTGGACACCCGTGAGAGACCACAGCCAGGAGTCTGTTTGGAGTGGTCATCTATGGGAATTTAAACCATGA